The Candidatus Eisenbacteria bacterium genome includes the window GTTTCGGCGGGAACCTCCCTCTCGCCGAAATCGCGGAGCATCCGACCGGTGATGTCGTAGATCCGGATCGAAACGCGGCAGGGGGCGGTCACCCGGTAGCGGATCCTCGCGTCGCCGCCGCGCCCCGCCGGATTGGGATAGACGTATGTCTCCTTCTCGACGAGGAGCTCCGAGGTGGAGGGCTGATGTATGGGCCCGACGGCGTACCGCCCTGCAAAGCCGTTCCCGTTCTGGTAGCCGGTCCATTCGATCCGCGGTTGGTTCACACCCGAAAAGAAGCGGAGGTCCATCGCGCCCCGGCCGGAGACGACGAGTACGTTCGTCCGCCAGGCGTTCTCGTATTCGCCGGCGACCATCCAGACGCCCCCTTGGGGCGCGCCGCCCAGCGCCGCCGGGTATCCCTCCTCCGGCTCGCCGCCGGAGCGGAGGAGCCAGAGGTTCCCCCCTTCCGTGCCGAAGACGACCTCCGGTTCGCCGTCGAAGTCGAAATCGCCGATCGCCGGCGTTCCGACGATCCCGTCCCCGCCGGTCCGGAAGGGCCAGCCGGTTGCGGGCGCGCCTGTCCGGTTGAAGAGGTGGAGGACGCCCTCGTCCGTGCCGACGGCGATCTCGGCGACGCCGTCGCCGTCCAGATCACCCGCCGCGGGCGGGCCCGAGGCGTTCCCCTCGAGAGGGAGCGGCTCTTCCGGGAAATCCACGCCGTCGGCGCGGATGTGGAGCCTGTTCCCCGCGGCGAAAACGAACGCGGTGCCGCCCCGGTAAATGCCCTCCTTGATCTCTTCCTCGACATACGACACGGTGATGACCGGCGTCGGAGTCGCTGCGGGGGTGACGGACCAGAGGAGTTCTCCATTATAGGAGACGGCCGCAACGAGAGGCGCGTCGGTGGCGGCGAAGAAGACCGGCGTGCATTCCAAGCCGCCGGAGGAGACGGGACCGGTGGCGGTTCCGGGGAGCACGGCGATCGTGTCCATCGGGCCCGACTCGGAGGTTCGGTTGTAAAGAACCGTCTCTCCGCCGCGGGACACGGCGGAGACGACCCAGGCGCAGGGATCTTCCGCCAGAGGTTCGGCGGCGCACAGGTAGTGCGCGTCCACCGGTCCGGCGTCCTCACCCAGGATCTCGATCCCTCCGGTTCCGCCCGTCAGCTTCGCGACCGTACCGTTATCGAGGGGAGCGACCAATTCCGGCGGATACTCTTCCTCGTCCGCCGACCGGAGAAGCACGGAACCGGCCGTGACCGGTCCGCCGATTTCGAGGGGCCAACCTTGGAGCGAGGCCCCCTCCTCGAAAGAACGGACGTCGCCGAACGAAGCTCCGGCCGCGGAGTCGTAATAGACGAAAGCGTAGAGCGGAGGAAAGCCGAAAAACTGGGGGGACACCGCCGCAGGACCCACGGCCCGCGTCCCCGGTTGCGCCGGAAGGCTCCACCCATCGGGGCGCTCCTCGAAGCGGATCGACACGATGAGGAGCGAATCGGCCTCGGAGAGAACCTCGATCGCGATCCCGGTTCGCCCGCCGGCGTTGTTGGCCGAAGACGGGGATGTGCCGCCGTCGAAGAGGAAACGGTTGGAAACCCACCAGGCGTCGAAGGGGGAACCGAAGTTGTCGTAACTGCGCGGATATTCGTCCAGATCCTGGACCCCGTCCGCCTCCTCCAGGTCCACTCCCTTCCGGTGCGCGTCGGCGTTCACCTCGTTCCGTTCCTGAAAGTCGCCGGACCGGGCGATCACCGTCTCGTCGATATGCCAGATCAAAAGCCCGGAGCCGATGGCGTTCCCCTCCGCCGGGAGAGACCAGTCGAACTCCGCTCCCTCGTAGGAATCCCGGAAGGGATAGAGAATCCCGTCGCCGTCGGTGTCGTCGAAATTGAACGCGCCGTCGCCGTTCTCGTCCTTGTGTTTGTTTTCGATCAAAAAGTATTCGGTCTCGGAAATCGGGATCTTGACGATCCTCGGCTCCGAATCGGCCCGCTCCGACGGCGGGAGGAGGACCGTCGTGTCCCGGGTCACCGTCGTCGGCTCGATCCAGCCGAGACGGACCTTCACCCATGCGCAGGGATGCGGCGGGAGGATGCCGCCGGAGTTGTAGAGACCGGTCCCCATGATCCCCCAGTTGCCGATCCCCTGGGAGGAAGTGCCGTCGTCGTAGTCCGTGTCGAAGAGGGAGGGGGCGCCGAGAAGGCGGCCGGTCATATGCGCCGCCACCCCGAGGAGCCACTGGGGAAAATCATCCTGGGTATCGCTCTCCGGGAGGATCACCCCGCGGTCCAGAAAGATCGTGTCGCCCGCCGCGGTGGTGTCCCCGGCGGCGATTCCCCGGTAGGCGTCCTCCGCGCCGGAATCGGCGAAGGCTTCCGCCAGATCCGAGCGGGTGAGGTAGGCGGTCCAGACGTCCCCCGGCGTATCGCCGTTCACGTCCGTCTCCTCCCCCACGCCCGCGTGGATCACCACGACGCCGTCGTAGGCGCCGAAATCGAAGAGCGGATCGGCCTGTTCGATCGCGTCGGCGAAGAGCTCCGCCTGCCGGACCGTCGCCGAGTCGTTGTCGCCGTAGTAAGCCATCGATTCGGGGGCGACGAAAACCGTCTCCGGAACGTCGGCGACGATCTCCAGCCTCCCGTAGGAGGCTTTCCGGTAGTACTGGGCGAGATAGCGGAACTGCTCCCGGAAGTACTCCGGGTCGCGGGGGATATCGAGAATCTCCGGAAAGACTCCGGCGTAGACATATTCATTCGCGTCTAAAACGTCTCCGAAGAGGCCGTTTCCGGTGGTGGCCGGGTCGTCGTCCTCGGGGAACTCGATCAGGATCGCGGCGACGCGGAAGGTGTCCGCCTGCGCCGCCGGAGCGGTAAGCGCCTCGGCGCGCGCGCGCTTTCCGTGCGATTCGGAAAGCGGCGCTCCGGGAAGGAAGGGCCGGGCGTCCGCCGGACGCGGGGGAGGGCCTCCATTCGCGAAGGCCGCGGCGACGCCGGCGGCGAGCAGGAGCGGAATCAATGCCGTCGACCATGCGGACCGGTTCACTTCGCCCTCCCTCTCCGGGATTCCGGCCGCGAAACCCGAAGCGTGACAGGAAGATCCGTGGTTGTTCCTTGCGCCGAGCCTACCCGGCGGCCCTCTCCGCTGTCAACCGCGGACACCCCTCTTCCCCACGCATCGCCCCGAAGAGGCGATACGGGGAAAACTGGCACGATTTTTTCCCGAACGCATTGAAAACAAACCAATTGACAAAAATCATAAAGATGGGTTAATCTTTCATCCGGGTTACTGAATAAAGACTGGGGATTTTCACAACGAGAAAGCTGTGATCAGTCACGTTCCACCCCCGGGGAACGGCGACGAAGACCTGCTTTCCCTCCGAGTCGCGCGCATCAGTCACGTCTTCGCGAACGCCGTTCGTGAGATCCTCGAGACGCGCATTCTTCGCGAGTGCGCGCCCGCGCCTCTTTCCATCCATCAGGTGCACCTCCTCAAGCTGATCGAGATGAACGGCAGCGCCCGCGTCGGCGAGGTGGCCGGTTTTCTCGGCGTCAGCGCCCCCGCGGCGTCGAAGAACGTGGACAAACTCGCCCGCCTCGGCCTTCTCGACCGGATCACGCCCGCCGAGGATCGCCGCAGCATCGATCTCCGAATCACGGCCGAGGGCCGGGAATTTCTCCGGCTTTACCGGGAACGCCGGGTGTCGGGTCTTCAACCCGTGCTCGGAAACTTGACGGATCAAGAACGCGTCGATCTCGCCTCTCTTCTGGGACGGTTCACCACGCTGCTTCTCCGGCGGGAGGAAGGGGACGGGAAACCCTGCCTTCGCTGCGGCGGCCTGGTCGCGACGAACTGTCCCTTCGAGAAGGAGGTCGGCCCATGCCCCTACCACCGGGGGGGGCGGGAATCGACCGGTTCATCCGGTTGACGCCGGTCCCGACGGGAGACGCATCATGACGCACGGCACGGAGGCGCGGCGCTACTGGAGAACGCCGCTGGACAAGGACCGCGTCGCCGTCCGGCACGGGTCCATTCACATCCTGGAGGAGCGCTGCAAGGGCTGCGCCTACTGCGTGGAGCACTGTCCCTTGGACGTGCTCCGCCTCTCCACGCGATTCAATCTGAAGGGCTATCATCCCCCCGAGGTGGCGCGAGAGGAGACCTGCGTCGCCTGCCATCTCTGCGAAGTGCTCTGCCCCGAGTTCGCCATCTTCGTGACCGACGGGACGGAGGGGGAAACCGGCCGGCCTCCCATCCCGGAGAACCTGCCGGACGGGGAGGGCATCTCTTGAACGCCCACCCGGAAGGCGTGCTGACCGGCGCCCACTACCTCGACGGGGACCACGCCGCCGCCGAGGGCGCCCTCGCCGCCGGATGCCGTTTCTTCGCCGGCTACCCGATCACCCCCTCCACGGAGATCGCCGAGCGGGTCTCCCGCCGCTTTCCCAAGGTGGGGGGCGTCTACATCCAGATGGAAGACGAGATGGCCTCCATGGCCGCCATCCTGGGCGCCTCCTGGGGGGGCGTGAAATCGATGACATGCACATCCGGCCCCGGTTTCTCGCTGATGATGGAGAACCTGGGGCTCGGCCTGATGATGGAGGTCCCCTGCGTGCTCGTGAACGTGCAGCGCGGCGGTCCCTCCACGGGGCTCCCCACCATGGTGGGCCAGGCGGATATGATGCAGGCGCGCTACGGCTCTCACGGCGACTACGCGATCATTGCGCTCGCCCCCAACTCCCCCCAAGAATGTTTTGACCGAACCATTCAAGCATTCAATCTTTCGGAGCGGTACAGGCTCCCCGTGCTCGTGATGATGGACGAGTGCGTGGGCCACATGACCGAGAAGGTGGTGATCCCGCCGCCGGAGGAGATCGACATCGTGGAGCGGCGGATCACCTCTCTGCCGCCGGGGGAGTACCTTCCCTACGCGCCGAACGGCGACGGGGTGCCGGACATGGTGATGGTCGGCGACGGGTACCGGATCCACAGCACCGGTCTTACCCACGACGAGCGGGGTTATCCGATGATGACCGCGGAGGTTCAGGACCGCCTCGTCCGCCGCCTCAAGGACAAGATCGAGAAGAACGCCGACGACATTATCGACGTGGAATCGAACCGGCTCGACGACGCCGAGGTGGTGGTGCTCAGTTACGGCATCACCTCGCGCGTCGCCCGGGCCGCCGTGGACGCCGCGCGCGCCGAAGGGATCCGCGTGGGCGAACTCCGGCTCGTCACGGTCTGGCCCTTCCCGGAAAAGCTGGTTCGCGAACTCGCCGAACGGGTCTCCGCCATCGTGGTTCCCGAGATCAACCTTGGCCAGGTGGTTCTCGAAGCGGAGCGGGTCGTCGGAGGGCGCGCCGCCGTTCTGCCGGTCACGCACGCCGGCGGCTGGGTGCACGATCCGGCGGCGATCCTCGGCGCGATCCGCGAGGGAACGCGCGCCGGAAAGAAAGGGGGCCCGTCGCCGGGCAAGGTGCGGAGGAAAAGGAAAGGGGGCGCATCATGAGCGACATCCTCACGGAAACGGACGCGCGGACCGCCGCGGCGCCCGCCCATCCGATGGAGCCCTACCTCCGGATGGACCGGATCCCGCACATCTGGTGCCCGGGCTGCGGGATCGGTCCGGTGCTCACCTGTTTCGTCGACGCCCTGCACAAAGGGGACTTCGACCTGGACGACGTGGTGGTCGTCTCCGGCATCGGCTGCACCGGCCGCGTGGCGGGGTACATCAAACTGGACTCCTTCCACACCACGCACGGCCGGGCGCTCCCCTTCGCCACGGGCCTTCACCTTTCCAACCGGAGGCTCAAGGTGGTGGTGATCAGCGGCGACGGCGACCTGATCGCCATCGGAGGAAACCACTTCATCCACGCCGCCCGGCGGAACGTCGATCTGACCGTGATCTGCGTGAACAACTTCAACTACGCCATGACCGGCGGCCAGGTCGCTCCGAGCACGCCGACCGGCGCCCTCTCCAGCACCACCCCCTTCGGCAACTCGGAACACCCCTTCAACCTCCCCGGCCTCGCCGCCTCCAGCGGCGCGGTCTACGTGGCGCGCTGGACCTGTCTCCACGTGCGCCGCCTCACCCGCTCGATCTTGGAGGCGATCCGCAAGCCCGGTTTCAGTTTCATCGAGGT containing:
- a CDS encoding MarR family transcriptional regulator; translated protein: MISHVPPPGNGDEDLLSLRVARISHVFANAVREILETRILRECAPAPLSIHQVHLLKLIEMNGSARVGEVAGFLGVSAPAASKNVDKLARLGLLDRITPAEDRRSIDLRITAEGREFLRLYRERRVSGLQPVLGNLTDQERVDLASLLGRFTTLLLRREEGDGKPCLRCGGLVATNCPFEKEVGPCPYHRGGRESTGSSG
- a CDS encoding 2-oxoacid:acceptor oxidoreductase subunit alpha, translated to MNAHPEGVLTGAHYLDGDHAAAEGALAAGCRFFAGYPITPSTEIAERVSRRFPKVGGVYIQMEDEMASMAAILGASWGGVKSMTCTSGPGFSLMMENLGLGLMMEVPCVLVNVQRGGPSTGLPTMVGQADMMQARYGSHGDYAIIALAPNSPQECFDRTIQAFNLSERYRLPVLVMMDECVGHMTEKVVIPPPEEIDIVERRITSLPPGEYLPYAPNGDGVPDMVMVGDGYRIHSTGLTHDERGYPMMTAEVQDRLVRRLKDKIEKNADDIIDVESNRLDDAEVVVLSYGITSRVARAAVDAARAEGIRVGELRLVTVWPFPEKLVRELAERVSAIVVPEINLGQVVLEAERVVGGRAAVLPVTHAGGWVHDPAAILGAIREGTRAGKKGGPSPGKVRRKRKGGAS
- a CDS encoding 2-oxoacid:ferredoxin oxidoreductase subunit beta; translated protein: MSDILTETDARTAAAPAHPMEPYLRMDRIPHIWCPGCGIGPVLTCFVDALHKGDFDLDDVVVVSGIGCTGRVAGYIKLDSFHTTHGRALPFATGLHLSNRRLKVVVISGDGDLIAIGGNHFIHAARRNVDLTVICVNNFNYAMTGGQVAPSTPTGALSSTTPFGNSEHPFNLPGLAASSGAVYVARWTCLHVRRLTRSILEAIRKPGFSFIEVIAPCPTLYIRRNKLGSVLDVLRYYKEKSEIRHDADPTKVDIGYGGTITVGRFVDIEKPTFLDNLDANLERRLGEEYGLHKEYYMRTAARRALVDRGARHE
- a CDS encoding ferredoxin family protein; its protein translation is MTHGTEARRYWRTPLDKDRVAVRHGSIHILEERCKGCAYCVEHCPLDVLRLSTRFNLKGYHPPEVAREETCVACHLCEVLCPEFAIFVTDGTEGETGRPPIPENLPDGEGIS
- a CDS encoding VCBS repeat-containing protein translates to MNRSAWSTALIPLLLAAGVAAAFANGGPPPRPADARPFLPGAPLSESHGKRARAEALTAPAAQADTFRVAAILIEFPEDDDPATTGNGLFGDVLDANEYVYAGVFPEILDIPRDPEYFREQFRYLAQYYRKASYGRLEIVADVPETVFVAPESMAYYGDNDSATVRQAELFADAIEQADPLFDFGAYDGVVVIHAGVGEETDVNGDTPGDVWTAYLTRSDLAEAFADSGAEDAYRGIAAGDTTAAGDTIFLDRGVILPESDTQDDFPQWLLGVAAHMTGRLLGAPSLFDTDYDDGTSSQGIGNWGIMGTGLYNSGGILPPHPCAWVKVRLGWIEPTTVTRDTTVLLPPSERADSEPRIVKIPISETEYFLIENKHKDENGDGAFNFDDTDGDGILYPFRDSYEGAEFDWSLPAEGNAIGSGLLIWHIDETVIARSGDFQERNEVNADAHRKGVDLEEADGVQDLDEYPRSYDNFGSPFDAWWVSNRFLFDGGTSPSSANNAGGRTGIAIEVLSEADSLLIVSIRFEERPDGWSLPAQPGTRAVGPAAVSPQFFGFPPLYAFVYYDSAAGASFGDVRSFEEGASLQGWPLEIGGPVTAGSVLLRSADEEEYPPELVAPLDNGTVAKLTGGTGGIEILGEDAGPVDAHYLCAAEPLAEDPCAWVVSAVSRGGETVLYNRTSESGPMDTIAVLPGTATGPVSSGGLECTPVFFAATDAPLVAAVSYNGELLWSVTPAATPTPVITVSYVEEEIKEGIYRGGTAFVFAAGNRLHIRADGVDFPEEPLPLEGNASGPPAAGDLDGDGVAEIAVGTDEGVLHLFNRTGAPATGWPFRTGGDGIVGTPAIGDFDFDGEPEVVFGTEGGNLWLLRSGGEPEEGYPAALGGAPQGGVWMVAGEYENAWRTNVLVVSGRGAMDLRFFSGVNQPRIEWTGYQNGNGFAGRYAVGPIHQPSTSELLVEKETYVYPNPAGRGGDARIRYRVTAPCRVSIRIYDITGRMLRDFGEREVPAETGEAVWEICGEASGLYFARVEARGEDREGRKLIPFAVQK